The following DNA comes from Brassica oleracea var. oleracea cultivar TO1000 unplaced genomic scaffold, BOL UnpScaffold17221, whole genome shotgun sequence.
taataataataattcataaggGCAAGAGGAGGACGGGGCAGGGGATGAACTCAGCAAGCAAATTGGCGTCGATGAACTTGGAGTGGATGGCTTCCATGCTCATCACTACCAGCTCCGTCCCCAGCTCATCCGCCACCTCTCCTATAACGGCAGTTGCCTTTTTCCCTTCCCCAAGCCTCTCCAACAGCTTGAACTCCTCGAA
Coding sequences within:
- the LOC106322350 gene encoding uncharacterized protein LOC106322350 is translated as RPFDSVIDEEKRESSSEHETQVSNIRWHLAEGGFEEFKLLERLGEGKKATAVIGEVADELGTELVVMSMEAIHSKFIDANLLAEFIPCPVLLLPL